The Candidatus Methylomirabilis limnetica genome window below encodes:
- a CDS encoding diguanylate cyclase produces MENLTEFEAFKDRVISLVSEDSLNRKFLTEQINEIFLQRVDGCLYSRLLALFVHLDFDEAEAQRHWVSILDNYNYFHEVLRRKVGLRVAMFDYFLNSNQLLQNPILVEIHLFQQATFMAMQDHLTNLFNRRYFDIALEKEIKRSARWQTDFSLLMIDLDNFKQVNDVHGHLFGDKVLKDLAAVLKQLSREEDTVCRYGGEEFIVLLPGTTASGALHYGERVRAALAENDFLYRHHITFSGGIATFPADGSEAVTLLKGADVSLYQAKFSGKDCIVKSSQERRHGKRHPQTWQISYQPLEQTFTTPEIHEAYAQDVSLGGVRFEMAQVFSLDDKLLLHIKLPELQGVIVVGKVAWIRKLESNRYEYGLQFHDLKAEQVENFKKALPGGEASIPDF; encoded by the coding sequence ATGGAGAATTTAACCGAGTTCGAAGCTTTCAAAGATCGCGTCATCTCGCTAGTGTCAGAGGACTCGCTCAACCGGAAATTCCTCACTGAGCAGATCAACGAAATTTTCCTCCAGCGCGTCGATGGCTGCCTCTATTCCCGGCTTCTGGCGCTCTTCGTCCACTTGGACTTTGATGAAGCCGAGGCCCAGCGCCACTGGGTGAGCATACTCGATAATTACAACTACTTTCATGAGGTACTGCGGCGCAAGGTGGGGCTGCGGGTGGCGATGTTTGACTACTTTCTCAATAGTAATCAGCTCCTCCAGAACCCGATCCTCGTCGAAATCCATCTGTTCCAGCAGGCCACCTTTATGGCCATGCAAGACCACCTCACCAATCTCTTCAACCGCCGCTATTTCGATATCGCCCTGGAAAAGGAAATCAAGCGCTCCGCGCGCTGGCAAACAGATTTCTCGTTACTGATGATCGACCTGGATAATTTCAAACAGGTCAACGACGTGCACGGCCACCTCTTCGGGGATAAGGTGCTCAAGGATCTCGCCGCAGTGCTGAAACAGCTCAGCCGGGAAGAAGATACCGTCTGCCGCTACGGGGGCGAAGAGTTTATCGTCTTGCTGCCGGGCACCACCGCGAGCGGCGCGCTTCACTACGGGGAGCGGGTGCGGGCCGCCTTGGCAGAAAACGATTTTTTGTATCGCCATCACATCACCTTCAGTGGCGGGATCGCCACCTTTCCCGCCGATGGCAGCGAGGCGGTGACCTTGCTCAAGGGTGCCGATGTCTCGCTTTATCAAGCCAAGTTTTCCGGAAAAGATTGCATCGTCAAAAGTTCCCAGGAACGTCGCCATGGCAAACGCCATCCCCAAACCTGGCAGATCAGCTACCAGCCGCTGGAGCAGACCTTCACCACCCCTGAGATTCACGAGGCTTACGCTCAGGACGTCTCACTCGGCGGCGTCAGATTTGAAATGGCGCAAGTGTTTTCCCTGGACGACAAATTATTGCTCCACATCAAGCTCCCCGAGCTTCAGGGCGTCATCGTTGTCGGGAAGGTCGCCTGGATCCGAAAACTGGAGTCGAACCGCTACGAATATGGCCTGCAGTTTCACGATCTGAAAGCCGAGCAGGTGGAAAATTTTAAAAAGGCTTTACCTGGAGGCGAAGCTTCCATTCCAGATTTTTGA
- a CDS encoding HD domain-containing phosphohydrolase, producing the protein MATKDAIAGGLTERAGRGYASELLQEEMKLTVDNPLYNSRVIDTYIKFVKQKYDYVNISELLSYAKIESYQVIDEGHWFTQKQIDLFYERLEKLTKNKNIAREAGRYAASSESLGVMRQYMLGFVGPAKAYQLIGKYAPKLAKSSIYESKIKTSNGIEITVTPLKGVHEKQFQCDNRIGYFEAIALAFNYSLPEIRHPECVFKGGKVCHYIISWKQSYFSFCKKIRNYAALFFLAVSLGASFMYSLSTLITIVPFSVFVVLSLTLYAAIIEKKELNTAIDNLKVSSDELMEQVDVNYNNSLMLSEIALSLSKQMDIDIILSNAMKVLEVRLCYDRGVILLTNEDKSLLLFRAGFGYTPEQLNVLKNTQFHLNMTESKGLFVVSFREKKPFLINDLQEIEAHLSSHSLEFAKKMGALSFICCPIIYEGESLGILAVDNTKTKKPLVQSDISLLMGVAPEIGMSIHNCLLLEAKERQFESIIHVLAASIDARDPLTAGHSEKVTEYAMGICHELDIPKEDREIIRIASSLHDYGKIGIKDSILMKPGKLDPEERKAIETHADKTKKILERVHFEGVYGEIPNIAGSHHEKIDGSGYPKGQKGEDIPLGARIIGVADFFEAITAKRHYRDPMPIDVAFQLLNEEVGKSYDKNIVDAFIRYYNGRLKT; encoded by the coding sequence ATGGCGACCAAGGACGCCATCGCGGGCGGGTTGACCGAGCGGGCGGGTAGAGGTTATGCCTCTGAGCTTTTACAGGAGGAAATGAAATTGACCGTCGATAACCCTCTATATAATAGTAGGGTAATAGATACCTATATAAAGTTTGTTAAACAAAAATATGATTACGTAAATATCAGTGAATTATTAAGCTACGCAAAGATTGAGTCATATCAGGTTATAGACGAAGGCCACTGGTTTACTCAGAAACAGATAGACCTGTTTTATGAAAGGCTGGAAAAGCTAACTAAAAATAAAAACATAGCAAGGGAAGCTGGAAGATACGCGGCATCATCCGAGTCCCTGGGAGTAATGAGACAGTATATGTTGGGGTTTGTTGGCCCTGCAAAAGCTTATCAACTAATAGGAAAATATGCCCCTAAATTGGCCAAATCGTCAATTTATGAATCAAAAATAAAAACCTCTAATGGAATTGAAATTACTGTCACGCCGCTAAAAGGCGTCCACGAAAAACAATTTCAATGTGATAACAGAATCGGGTATTTTGAAGCCATTGCCTTAGCATTTAACTATAGTCTCCCTGAAATCAGACATCCTGAATGTGTCTTCAAGGGTGGGAAAGTTTGTCATTATATTATTTCATGGAAACAATCGTATTTCTCCTTCTGTAAAAAAATCAGAAATTATGCTGCCCTGTTTTTTCTCGCCGTAAGTCTCGGTGCTTCTTTCATGTATTCTTTGTCTACGCTGATAACAATTGTACCATTTTCTGTTTTTGTTGTTCTTTCATTAACTCTCTATGCTGCAATTATCGAAAAAAAGGAATTAAATACAGCCATAGACAACCTCAAGGTTTCGTCCGATGAGCTCATGGAACAGGTTGACGTAAATTATAACAATTCCCTAATGCTAAGTGAAATTGCACTATCTCTTAGCAAACAAATGGACATCGATATCATTTTATCTAATGCTATGAAAGTCTTGGAGGTCCGCCTTTGTTATGATCGTGGCGTGATTCTTTTAACAAATGAAGACAAGTCCCTGTTATTATTCCGCGCAGGTTTTGGTTATACTCCCGAGCAATTAAACGTTTTGAAGAACACTCAGTTTCACTTAAATATGACTGAGTCAAAGGGGCTGTTTGTTGTCTCTTTTCGTGAAAAGAAACCATTTTTAATAAATGATTTACAAGAGATAGAGGCCCACCTTTCATCTCACAGCCTGGAATTTGCAAAAAAAATGGGGGCATTATCCTTTATCTGTTGTCCAATAATCTACGAAGGAGAGTCCCTGGGAATTCTTGCCGTAGACAATACAAAGACAAAAAAACCGTTGGTCCAGAGTGATATTAGTTTGCTTATGGGCGTTGCGCCTGAAATTGGGATGAGCATTCATAACTGCTTACTCCTGGAAGCCAAAGAACGACAATTTGAATCGATAATACACGTCTTAGCGGCTAGCATTGATGCTCGAGACCCACTGACAGCAGGTCATTCCGAAAAGGTTACAGAATACGCCATGGGAATATGTCACGAATTAGACATACCGAAGGAAGACCGAGAAATCATTCGTATTGCCTCATCACTGCATGATTATGGCAAGATAGGTATTAAAGATTCTATCTTAATGAAACCAGGCAAACTGGATCCAGAAGAGCGTAAGGCAATAGAAACTCATGCGGACAAAACCAAGAAAATATTGGAACGGGTACACTTTGAAGGCGTTTATGGGGAGATTCCTAATATTGCGGGATCACACCATGAAAAAATTGATGGCAGTGGTTACCCAAAGGGACAGAAGGGAGAAGATATTCCTCTGGGTGCTAGGATAATTGGTGTAGCTGACTTTTTCGAAGCTATAACAGCAAAACGTCATTACAGGGACCCGATGCCCATCGATGTAGCGTTTCAACTACTCAATGAGGAGGTAGGAAAAAGTTATGACAAAAATATTGTTGATGCTTTTATTAGATATTATAACGGGAGGTTAAAGACTTAA
- a CDS encoding class I SAM-dependent methyltransferase, translating to MEYLMENEEEAFRLDIKTNSRVVEQQALWAGIKPGMHVADMCCGSGKVTSILHKLVQPGGVAIGFDGSEKRIEYAKERYNDKGITFRRRDIRKSLGGEEMFDFVWMRFALEYYLSSSFDIVKNVTKLIKPGGILCLVDLDHNCLSHFGISPRLERTIFAVIKYLEENADFDPYVGRKLYSFLYDLGYQDINMDVTAHHLIFGELNDIDAYNWTKKFEVISKKVNFNFEEYDGGYEEFLGEFNRFFIDPRRFTYTPVICCRGRKPVA from the coding sequence ATGGAATACTTAATGGAAAATGAAGAAGAGGCTTTCCGTCTGGATATTAAAACAAATAGTAGAGTTGTTGAGCAGCAAGCTCTTTGGGCTGGTATTAAGCCAGGTATGCACGTTGCTGATATGTGCTGTGGTTCAGGAAAAGTAACTTCTATATTACATAAATTAGTTCAACCTGGTGGAGTGGCAATCGGATTCGATGGTTCAGAAAAGAGAATTGAATATGCTAAAGAACGCTATAACGATAAAGGGATAACATTTAGGCGTAGAGATATACGAAAGTCCCTTGGCGGTGAGGAGATGTTTGACTTTGTCTGGATGCGTTTTGCTTTAGAGTATTACCTTTCTAGCAGTTTTGACATCGTTAAAAATGTAACTAAGCTTATAAAGCCAGGTGGTATTTTGTGCCTGGTTGATTTAGACCATAATTGTTTAAGCCATTTTGGCATTTCACCAAGGCTGGAAAGAACCATTTTTGCCGTTATAAAATATTTAGAGGAAAATGCAGACTTCGATCCGTATGTAGGGAGAAAACTTTATTCTTTCCTGTATGATCTTGGCTATCAGGATATAAACATGGATGTTACCGCTCATCACCTGATATTTGGGGAATTAAACGACATTGATGCCTACAACTGGACAAAGAAGTTTGAAGTTATCTCAAAGAAGGTAAATTTCAATTTTGAAGAATATGATGGAGGATACGAAGAGTTTTTAGGGGAATTTAATAGATTTTTTATCGATCCGAGAAGATTTACTTACACGCCAGTAATTTGTTGCAGGGGACGTAAGCCTGTTGCTTGA